CAAATCCTGAAATCTCCCATACGAATTTCACAATTATCTAAACCTATTTAAAATATTGATTATTTCAAATAAGCAATTTAATTCACACAATTATATTATACTAGTTAATTGATATTTAATCAATATTTCTTGTTAAAAAAAACACAAAGTCATATAAACAGAAGTATATATGAATATTTCCGTTTATATTTGACTTATTCATTTATATTTTGATATTTTAACTGTAAATGCCATAATATACGATATTTTATAAAATAATAGAGATTTTATATTACTTATATTAACTTTTATGAATATTATTACACTTATCTGCACAGCCTATTTTATTAAAAAAGCATTCTAACTAGATGACGTTCTTTATAGAGGTATCAATCACATTTTCATGGATTTTGACTATTAGACTTGGGAGGAATTGTGTACGATACCCCCTTTGGATGAAATATATTTCCGTATTTCCTTTATGCCGTACACCTTATCTCCCAAAATTTTGAATCCATTGTTTATCTGACATTTCATATCGTTTTCATGCCATAATATCAATCTCCAGTTTTTTTCTTAATTCTGCCAAGAATCTGGTTTTTATCAAATTTTAAGTTTTCAGACATGCTCTAGTTAAAAACAAAATTAAAATTATTATGTAAATAAAACTTACTCTAATAAAAAAACAAAGCAAGTAATCATTACGATACTTACTTTGTTCTTTATTTTAGACTACAAATATAATCCATTATATAAAATTATCTTTCAACTATTAGTGCAGTTCCCATTCCTCCCCCTATACATAATGTTGCAAGTCCCTTTTTCGCATCTCTTCTCTGCATTTCATAAAGTAATGTAACGAGTATTCTTGCACCAGAGCAGCCAACTGGATGTCCAAGAGCTATTGCTCCTCCATTTACATTTACTTTGCTCATATCAAATTCTAAATCTTTTGCTACTGCTAAACTTTGTGAAGCGAATGCTTCATTTGCTTCTATTAAGTCTAAATCTGCAATTGACAAGTTAGCTTTTTCAAGTGCCAACTTTGTTGCATAGAAAGGTCCGTATCCCATTATGGTTGGGTCTAATCCTTTACTTCCATAGGAAACAATCTTTGCAAGAGGCTTAATTCCAAGTTCTTTTGCCTTATCTGCACTCATTACAACTAAAGCTGCTGCTGCATCATTTATTCCCGAAGCATTACCTGCTGTAACTGTTCCATCTTTTTTGAATGATGGTTTCAATTTTGCTAATGCTTCTATAGTTGTCCCAAATCTAGGGAATTCATCAGTATCAAAAATTATTTCTTTCTTTTTCTGCTTAACGGTTACTGGAACTATTTCATCTTTAAATTTTCCTGCCTTTATGGCTGCTTCTGCCTTCTGTTGGGATGCTAATGCAAATTCATCCTGCATATCTCTTGTTATTCCCCATTTTTCTGCTATGTTTTCAGCTGTAATTCCCATGTGGTAATTGTTAAATGCTTCCCAAAGTCCATCTTTTATCATGGCATCAACTAATTTTCCCTCTCCCATTCTATGTCCCCATCTGGCCTTTGGAAGTAGATATGGTGCAGCGGACATGTTTTCTGTTCCACCAACTACAACAATATCATCATCTCCAATTTTTATGAGCTGAGCTGCCAAACTTACTGATCTAAGTCCTGAACCGCAAACCTTATTTAGTGTAAACGCTGGTACTTCTACAGGAATGCCTGCTTTTACAGCAGCTTGCCTCGCTGGACTTTGTCCAAGACCTGCCTGTATTACATTTCCAAATATAACTTCATCTACTTGTTCTGGTTTTATACCTGCTCTTTTTACAGCCTCTTTTATAACTATTGCCCCCAAATCTACAGCAGAAATATCTTTTAAAGTTCCACCAAAACTCCCTATAGCTGTTCTTACTGCACTTACAATAACTGCATCTTTCATAAAATGAACCCTCCTAAAATAAATTTATTTAAACTTAAATCTTTAGTAAAGTTATAAATCACTTAAATTTCAAGTGTTTTGAATCTTAGTGCTCATATTCTTAAATATAAACTATATTAGTTCATTAAAAAATTTTTATAAATGATGAAATTGTATGATGTTACTTCACAATTATTTAAGTTTATACCTTAAACATCATTATTCAAAATAATTTAATTAATTCGTACAATTCTAATATATTAATTATACTAATTAATTAATTTTTTATCAATATGCATTGTTAAAAAAAAAACAAAGTTTAGCAAACATATATATTTATGGACAGCTTTTACACTGTTTTTTAAGCTATTTAATCATATATAAACATATTGACTTAAAATAAGCAAATATGCTTTATTTTAAAACATTTCAAACTAAAAAATCAAATAAATTTACATTTAAGTGTTTGATTCCCAAAAATAAACATAGAAAAATATAGCTTGAATAAAGCGTTAATTAATTATTTGAAATCAAAAAAATAGTAGAAGGATCCCATTTCAATAAAGATAGATTTTTTGCCATTAATTCTA
This window of the Clostridium kluyveri DSM 555 genome carries:
- a CDS encoding acetyl-CoA C-acetyltransferase codes for the protein MKDAVIVSAVRTAIGSFGGTLKDISAVDLGAIVIKEAVKRAGIKPEQVDEVIFGNVIQAGLGQSPARQAAVKAGIPVEVPAFTLNKVCGSGLRSVSLAAQLIKIGDDDIVVVGGTENMSAAPYLLPKARWGHRMGEGKLVDAMIKDGLWEAFNNYHMGITAENIAEKWGITRDMQDEFALASQQKAEAAIKAGKFKDEIVPVTVKQKKKEIIFDTDEFPRFGTTIEALAKLKPSFKKDGTVTAGNASGINDAAAALVVMSADKAKELGIKPLAKIVSYGSKGLDPTIMGYGPFYATKLALEKANLSIADLDLIEANEAFASQSLAVAKDLEFDMSKVNVNGGAIALGHPVGCSGARILVTLLYEMQRRDAKKGLATLCIGGGMGTALIVER